A region of Flavobacterium album DNA encodes the following proteins:
- a CDS encoding SGNH/GDSL hydrolase family protein, translated as MVFPQKIITLFIVSLLLCTTVPKLPANDFYLTKGRVEKTGDKVTLISPGSSVTFAFRGDTCTVNLSTEDAHEDHGYVVVEIDGKYHDRYKIGASPTPLSFDFKGDKEHILTVYKATEAANGSVLFLGSNVMMIKPQVQPKKKIEFIGDSITCGMGNDYASIPCDKGVWFDQHNAYYAYGPIVSRELGTDFILNSVSGIGMYRNWNDEHEKEAIMPDVYENLYLNKNTSKPYAFDFNPDITCIGLGTNDFSDGDGTKPRLPFNEEKYVANYIAFIKTVYKHSPKTQIVLLNSPMVSGAKNETFIKCLNRVKDAFANDKTHKPVQLFTFTSVTPHGCGYHPDIEDHKKMAGQLAPFLKKLL; from the coding sequence ATGGTTTTTCCACAAAAAATAATAACGCTCTTTATTGTTTCGCTGTTGTTGTGCACAACAGTACCAAAACTACCGGCGAACGATTTTTACCTCACAAAAGGCCGTGTTGAAAAAACAGGTGATAAGGTAACTTTGATAAGCCCCGGTTCATCGGTAACCTTTGCTTTCCGGGGGGACACGTGCACTGTGAACCTCAGTACGGAAGATGCCCACGAAGACCATGGCTATGTGGTGGTTGAAATTGACGGAAAATATCATGACCGATACAAGATAGGGGCGTCTCCTACCCCACTGTCCTTTGATTTTAAAGGAGACAAAGAACATATCCTTACAGTGTATAAAGCTACCGAAGCGGCTAACGGGAGTGTGCTTTTCCTCGGCTCTAATGTTATGATGATAAAGCCACAAGTGCAGCCTAAAAAGAAAATAGAGTTCATAGGCGATTCCATAACGTGCGGTATGGGCAACGACTATGCCTCCATTCCCTGCGATAAAGGCGTATGGTTCGACCAGCACAATGCTTATTATGCCTATGGACCGATCGTCTCCCGTGAATTGGGTACTGACTTTATACTAAATTCCGTTTCCGGCATCGGGATGTATCGCAACTGGAACGACGAACATGAAAAAGAAGCCATTATGCCGGATGTGTACGAGAACCTGTATTTGAACAAGAACACCTCAAAACCGTATGCTTTCGATTTTAACCCGGATATCACCTGCATTGGTTTGGGCACAAACGACTTTTCTGATGGCGATGGTACGAAACCAAGGCTTCCTTTTAACGAGGAAAAATATGTTGCCAACTATATTGCCTTTATAAAAACGGTATATAAGCATTCGCCAAAAACTCAGATCGTGTTGCTCAACAGCCCTATGGTAAGCGGCGCGAAAAATGAAACGTTCATCAAATGCCTTAATCGCGTGAAGGATGCTTTTGCTAATGATAAAACGCATAAGCCGGTGCAGCTTTTCACATTTACATCGGTAACGCCCCACGGTTGCGGGTACCATCCTGACATTGAAGACCATAAAAAAATGGCCGGCCAGCTGGCACCATTCCTAAAAAAATTACTATGA
- a CDS encoding MgtC/SapB family protein, which yields MITWYEILLRLVLAAIFGGAIGMERERKDWAAGLRTHMMVSMGSALIMLVSSFGFSDIVGADYTKLDPSRVAAQIVSGIGFIGAGAILFKKPGTVLGLTTASGIWTVSGIGMATGGGMYIAAGIATVLSLLILWGIQPLQKKFSNKFYQKSLTITADPDANPRKIVNILIKENDIDFADLSIIHRKKKLVIAIQLSDSASSHFLKTVDRLKSEPYIREISWNK from the coding sequence ATGATAACCTGGTATGAAATATTGCTGCGCCTTGTACTGGCTGCCATTTTTGGCGGCGCCATAGGCATGGAACGCGAACGAAAAGACTGGGCCGCGGGGCTTCGTACCCATATGATGGTAAGCATGGGCTCTGCCCTGATTATGCTGGTCTCTTCGTTCGGGTTTAGTGACATTGTAGGCGCAGACTATACCAAACTCGACCCCTCCAGGGTGGCAGCGCAGATTGTAAGCGGTATTGGCTTCATAGGTGCAGGTGCAATCCTTTTTAAGAAGCCGGGTACTGTGTTGGGCCTTACAACCGCCTCGGGTATCTGGACCGTTTCGGGCATCGGTATGGCTACCGGTGGGGGAATGTACATTGCAGCAGGAATCGCTACCGTGTTATCATTACTGATACTTTGGGGAATACAGCCATTGCAGAAAAAATTTTCCAATAAATTCTATCAGAAGTCACTGACTATAACTGCTGATCCCGATGCCAATCCAAGAAAAATAGTCAATATCCTGATAAAAGAGAACGATATTGATTTTGCCGACCTCTCCATCATTCACCGAAAAAAGAAGCTGGTCATAGCCATACAGCTATCTGATTCGGCAAGCAGCCATTTTCTTAAAACCGTGGATCGCCTTAAAAGCGAACCTTATATCCGTGAAATATCCTGGAATAAATGA
- a CDS encoding SRPBCC family protein has translation MEKLNDLMVTPSKKTISDLECAISVLGGAYLLYDSFKKEKKSILEMAAAGFMLYRGIKGLQRNGTLGNIPLGKKLFGEPAKKPSGSNINIHTRMIVQRPVNEVYNFWRHLGNLPLFMDHLEGVTVLSDTHSEWKASLPGGMGTISWKAEIVSDEPHRHIGWRSLPGSAISNAGKVTFKDAGELGTLVHVVFSYSMPFGSMGTEIARLMNPVFEKLVRKDVLGFKRYMETGTPQRLQQETVAIYT, from the coding sequence ATGGAAAAGCTGAACGACCTAATGGTAACGCCGTCTAAAAAGACGATTAGTGATCTTGAATGCGCTATATCTGTACTTGGAGGCGCGTACCTGCTATACGATTCCTTCAAAAAAGAAAAGAAAAGCATCCTGGAGATGGCTGCCGCAGGATTTATGCTTTATCGTGGCATTAAGGGCTTACAGCGCAATGGTACTTTAGGCAACATCCCGTTAGGCAAAAAGCTGTTTGGCGAGCCGGCTAAGAAGCCGTCGGGCTCCAACATCAACATACACACCCGTATGATCGTGCAGCGCCCCGTAAACGAAGTATATAATTTCTGGAGGCACCTGGGCAACCTTCCGCTATTCATGGACCATTTGGAAGGTGTTACTGTACTGAGCGACACCCACTCCGAATGGAAAGCAAGCCTGCCTGGCGGCATGGGTACCATTAGCTGGAAAGCCGAGATCGTTTCTGACGAGCCTCACAGGCACATCGGCTGGCGCTCCCTGCCGGGCTCCGCTATATCAAATGCAGGTAAAGTAACCTTTAAGGATGCAGGCGAACTGGGCACGCTTGTGCATGTGGTTTTCTCGTATAGCATGCCTTTTGGCAGTATGGGTACCGAAATTGCACGGTTAATGAATCCCGTTTTCGAAAAATTAGTGCGTAAAGATGTGCTCGGCTTCAAGCGCTATATGGAAACCGGAACGCCGCAAAGGCTGCAGCAGGAAACGGTAGCTATCTATACGTAA
- a CDS encoding SDR family oxidoreductase, producing the protein MAKPESFPGQTQSQPGDEHKMTPKPEFIRKNYKGSDKLKGKTALITGGDSGIGRSAALHFAHEGADVAIVYYDEHKDAEDTRKLIEEQGRKCLLISGDLKDEEFCKDVVAKTVKELGGLNILVNNAAVQFPKKEFKDITGAQVRETFETNIMPFFYVTREALKHLKKGDSVINTTSVTAYRGSEHLIDYSSTKGAIVSFTRSTSAMLSEKGIRVNGVAPGPIWTPLIPATFEADEVAKFGQDTPMKRAGQPSEVGPAYVFLASEDASYITGQVIHINGGEMTGG; encoded by the coding sequence ATGGCCAAACCAGAATCATTTCCGGGACAAACCCAAAGCCAGCCGGGCGATGAGCATAAAATGACGCCAAAGCCAGAATTCATTCGCAAGAATTACAAAGGCAGTGACAAGCTTAAGGGGAAAACAGCGCTGATAACAGGCGGCGACAGCGGTATCGGGAGGAGTGCAGCATTGCATTTTGCCCATGAGGGCGCTGATGTGGCAATAGTGTATTATGATGAGCATAAGGATGCCGAAGACACCAGGAAATTGATAGAAGAGCAGGGACGAAAATGCCTGCTGATAAGCGGCGATCTTAAAGATGAGGAATTCTGTAAGGACGTTGTTGCCAAAACAGTGAAGGAACTGGGCGGACTGAATATTTTGGTGAACAACGCCGCTGTACAATTCCCGAAAAAAGAATTCAAAGATATTACGGGTGCTCAGGTAAGGGAGACATTTGAAACCAACATCATGCCGTTCTTTTATGTGACACGCGAAGCATTGAAGCACCTGAAAAAAGGCGATTCGGTAATCAATACCACATCGGTGACAGCGTATCGGGGCAGCGAGCACCTCATTGATTACAGCAGTACCAAGGGTGCCATCGTTTCTTTTACCCGCTCTACATCGGCAATGCTGTCCGAAAAAGGGATACGTGTCAACGGCGTTGCTCCCGGGCCGATATGGACCCCCCTTATCCCTGCCACTTTTGAGGCTGATGAGGTAGCGAAATTTGGCCAGGACACCCCGATGAAACGCGCAGGCCAGCCGAGCGAGGTAGGCCCGGCCTATGTTTTTCTTGCCAGCGAGGATGCCTCTTATATTACAGGACAGGTAATCCATATAAACGGCGGCGAAATGACAGGAGGATAA
- a CDS encoding SemiSWEET family sugar transporter, producing MDYIEILGLVAALFTTIANVPQAIKVIRTRSTKSLSAATYAMLFIGLALWTAYGIIRNDLPVLLGNVIAAALCGIILGMKLWCKYVSGEKEDAE from the coding sequence ATGGACTATATTGAAATACTCGGCCTTGTGGCGGCATTGTTTACTACAATAGCCAATGTCCCGCAAGCCATAAAAGTTATCAGGACGCGCTCTACCAAAAGCCTTTCGGCAGCTACCTATGCCATGCTTTTTATCGGGCTGGCGTTATGGACGGCATATGGCATCATAAGAAACGACCTGCCCGTCCTGCTCGGCAATGTAATAGCGGCGGCATTGTGCGGCATTATTTTAGGGATGAAATTGTGGTGTAAATACGTTTCGGGAGAAAAAGAAGATGCAGAGTGA
- a CDS encoding ferritin-like domain-containing protein: MIAAVAKDYSEARELRGLFERQLRQLYWAEGVMVAMLGDIINNSFSKDLVSLLEQHRIVTNSHIIRLEKIFLATGIPAEEETYEAVQCLLKEAHDFIEFTTQGVVRDAGIIGVLQKIKHYEIACYGTMRSFAIALREEDVVALLEETLNEEKGTDLLLSAIAESHINIEAADKEI, translated from the coding sequence ATGATAGCAGCGGTTGCAAAAGATTATAGCGAAGCGCGCGAGTTGAGGGGCTTATTCGAAAGACAGCTCAGGCAGCTTTATTGGGCAGAAGGCGTAATGGTGGCAATGCTTGGCGACATCATCAATAACAGCTTTTCGAAAGACCTTGTTTCGTTGCTGGAGCAACACCGCATCGTGACCAACAGCCATATTATAAGGCTCGAAAAGATTTTCCTGGCGACGGGTATTCCTGCTGAAGAAGAAACGTATGAGGCGGTGCAGTGCCTCTTAAAGGAAGCGCATGATTTTATAGAATTCACTACGCAGGGCGTGGTGCGGGACGCAGGGATAATAGGCGTGCTGCAAAAGATAAAACACTACGAAATTGCATGCTACGGCACTATGAGGTCTTTTGCAATCGCGCTCAGGGAGGAAGATGTCGTGGCGCTGCTGGAAGAGACGCTTAATGAAGAAAAAGGCACCGACCTGCTACTTTCTGCTATTGCGGAATCGCACATCAACATCGAAGCAGCCGATAAAGAGATATAA
- a CDS encoding sialate O-acetylesterase yields MKKNNVLLLFCFLLLSTVVKANIVLPSFFSDNMVLQRNTDVKLWGWGSPFEDIVIKTGWDNKEYKLKPTRQAYWELIVKTPGAGGPYTINFKGYNEVVLSNVMIGEVWFCSGQSNMEWSANMKIDNAEAEKAKANYPNIRFFTAPKLASPYPQMNFPGKWEVCTPETMGNFSAVGYFFAQHLQEDLKNVPIGIINSSWGGSPAEPWIPEAFINEDPVLGKAAADLTPVGWSPSEPGRIYNAMIQPFVGYRIAGVLWYQGESNVGSHTYDKTLAGLIKSWRGVWGSEFPFYFVQIAPYNYEGSMDLGVVIRDSQRRVLNTTENTGMVVVSDISPTDDIHPRNKKDVGIRLANLALSDHYGINKGVVNGPLYKSLKADKNRLIVYFDNAEGLKFKGKTSALFEVAGDDGVFHKADAKIEKNTIVLKSKDVKKPVKARYAWLNTAQANLFNGARLPASSFTTE; encoded by the coding sequence ATGAAAAAAAATAACGTACTCCTCCTTTTCTGTTTTTTATTGTTATCGACTGTGGTAAAGGCTAACATTGTGCTTCCCTCCTTTTTTTCAGATAATATGGTACTGCAGCGCAATACCGATGTAAAGCTGTGGGGATGGGGCAGCCCGTTTGAAGACATTGTCATAAAGACAGGCTGGGACAATAAAGAATACAAGCTGAAGCCTACACGGCAGGCCTACTGGGAACTGATAGTGAAGACCCCCGGGGCAGGCGGGCCCTATACTATTAATTTTAAAGGATACAATGAGGTTGTGCTTAGCAATGTAATGATTGGCGAGGTGTGGTTTTGCTCAGGGCAATCGAATATGGAATGGTCGGCCAATATGAAAATTGACAATGCTGAAGCAGAAAAGGCCAAAGCCAACTATCCTAACATCCGTTTCTTTACGGCGCCCAAGCTGGCCTCCCCCTACCCGCAGATGAATTTTCCCGGCAAATGGGAAGTATGCACACCTGAGACCATGGGCAATTTCAGCGCGGTGGGCTACTTTTTCGCACAGCACCTGCAGGAAGACCTGAAGAACGTACCCATCGGCATTATCAATTCCAGTTGGGGCGGTTCGCCTGCCGAACCTTGGATACCGGAAGCATTTATCAATGAGGACCCTGTGCTTGGCAAAGCCGCAGCCGACCTTACGCCTGTTGGGTGGAGCCCATCGGAGCCGGGGCGCATTTATAACGCCATGATACAGCCATTCGTAGGCTACAGGATCGCCGGGGTGCTTTGGTACCAGGGTGAAAGCAATGTGGGTTCGCATACTTACGATAAAACTCTGGCCGGGCTGATAAAGTCATGGCGCGGGGTGTGGGGAAGCGAATTCCCTTTTTACTTCGTGCAGATAGCACCTTATAATTATGAAGGCAGTATGGACCTTGGCGTGGTGATACGGGACTCCCAACGAAGGGTGCTAAATACTACCGAAAATACCGGGATGGTAGTAGTAAGTGATATCAGCCCAACGGATGATATTCATCCACGGAACAAAAAAGATGTGGGAATCAGGCTGGCCAACCTCGCACTCAGTGATCATTACGGGATAAATAAAGGCGTGGTGAACGGCCCGTTGTACAAAAGCCTGAAAGCAGATAAGAACAGGCTGATTGTATATTTCGACAATGCCGAAGGGTTGAAATTTAAAGGCAAGACCTCAGCTTTGTTTGAAGTGGCTGGCGATGACGGAGTATTCCATAAAGCGGATGCTAAAATTGAAAAGAACACTATAGTACTTAAATCAAAAGACGTGAAAAAACCAGTGAAGGCAAGATACGCCTGGCTGAATACCGCACAGGCGAACCTCTTTAACGGAGCGAGGCTTCCTGCTTCTTCCTTCACTACTGAATAA